A single Sphingomonas sp. IW22 DNA region contains:
- the uvrA gene encoding excinuclease ABC subunit UvrA, which translates to MSLTHISVRGAREHNLKGVDIDIPRDTLTVITGLSGSGKSSLAFDTIYAEGQRRYVESLSAYARQFLEMMQKPDVDHIEGLSPAISIEQKTTSRNPRSTVATVTEIYDYMRLLWARVGIPYSPATGLPISAQTVSQMVDRVLALPEGTRLLLLAPVVRGRKGEYRKELAEWQKAGFQRVRIDGETYLIEEAPALDKKYKHDIEVVVDRLVVREDIATRLAESFETALKLAEGLAYVDLTDGVVPGRENEAVDAGAMKGAGIPANRIVFSEKFACPVSGFTIPEIEPRLFSFNAPQGACPACDGLGERLEFDRDLVVPNHDLSIKKGAVVPWAKSNPPSPYYMQVLGSLAREFGFKLDTPWKDLAAEHQEAILFGTKGKAVTLTFVDGKKSYDVKKPFEGVIGNLNRRMLQTESAWMREELSKYQAAHPCETCGGARLKPEALAVRVGDATISSITRLSVVDALAWYAALPEQLTPQQGEIARAILKEIDERLGFLNNVGLDYLNLDRTSGTLSGGESQRIRLASQIGSGLSGVLYVLDEPSIGLHQRDNDMLLATLRRLRDLGNTVLVVEHDEDAIRTADYVIDMGPGAGVHGGEIVAHGPLKKLLKAKGSVTADYLNGTREVPVPAKRRKGNGKKLTVHNATANNLRGVTASLPLGTFTCITGVSGSGKSSFTIDTLYAAAARTLNGARVLAGKHDKISGLEHCDKVIDIDQSPIGRTPRSNPATYTGAFTAIRDWFAGLPEAQARGYKPGRFSFNVKGGRCEACQGDGVLKIEMHFLPDVYVTCDVCHGARYNRETLEVKFKGKSIADVLDMTVEDAVEFFKAVPPIRDRMAMLGEVGLGYVKVGQQATTLSGGEAQRVKLAKELARRSTGQTLYILDEPTTGLHFEDVRKLLEVLHALVEQGNTVVVIEHNLDVIKTADWILDLGPEGGVKGGEIVAQGTPEIVAAEPRSYTGRYLAPLLAPDRKETLAAE; encoded by the coding sequence ATGAGCCTTACGCATATTTCGGTTCGCGGTGCCCGCGAGCATAATCTCAAGGGCGTCGATATCGACATCCCGCGCGACACGCTGACGGTCATCACCGGGCTGTCGGGATCAGGCAAGTCCAGCCTGGCGTTCGACACCATCTATGCCGAGGGCCAGCGGCGTTATGTCGAGTCGTTGAGCGCCTATGCGCGCCAGTTTCTTGAGATGATGCAAAAGCCCGATGTCGATCATATCGAAGGGCTGTCGCCCGCGATTTCCATCGAGCAGAAGACGACCAGCCGCAACCCGCGCTCGACCGTGGCGACCGTCACCGAGATTTACGACTATATGCGCCTGTTATGGGCGCGCGTCGGCATCCCCTACTCCCCTGCCACCGGTCTGCCGATTTCCGCGCAGACGGTCAGCCAGATGGTCGACCGCGTGCTGGCGCTGCCGGAAGGGACGCGGCTGCTGCTGCTCGCGCCGGTCGTGCGTGGGCGCAAGGGCGAGTATCGCAAGGAACTGGCCGAATGGCAGAAGGCCGGGTTCCAGCGCGTCCGCATCGACGGTGAAACCTATCTGATCGAGGAAGCGCCGGCTCTCGACAAGAAATACAAGCATGACATCGAGGTGGTGGTCGACCGACTGGTCGTGCGCGAGGATATCGCGACCCGGCTGGCGGAAAGTTTCGAGACCGCGCTGAAACTGGCCGAGGGGCTGGCCTATGTCGACCTGACGGACGGTGTGGTGCCGGGGCGCGAGAATGAGGCGGTCGATGCGGGCGCTATGAAGGGCGCGGGCATTCCGGCCAATCGCATCGTGTTTTCCGAGAAATTCGCCTGCCCCGTTTCAGGGTTCACCATTCCCGAAATCGAACCGCGCCTGTTCAGCTTCAACGCGCCGCAGGGCGCCTGCCCGGCGTGCGACGGCCTTGGCGAAAGGCTGGAGTTCGACCGGGATCTCGTCGTCCCCAACCATGACCTGTCGATCAAGAAGGGCGCGGTGGTGCCCTGGGCCAAGTCGAACCCGCCCAGCCCCTATTACATGCAGGTACTGGGGTCGCTGGCGCGCGAATTCGGCTTCAAGCTGGATACGCCGTGGAAGGATCTGGCCGCCGAACATCAGGAAGCGATCCTGTTCGGGACCAAGGGCAAGGCGGTCACGCTGACCTTTGTCGACGGCAAGAAGTCCTATGACGTCAAAAAGCCGTTCGAGGGCGTGATCGGCAATCTCAACCGTCGGATGCTCCAGACCGAAAGCGCCTGGATGCGCGAGGAACTGTCCAAATATCAGGCCGCGCATCCGTGCGAGACATGCGGCGGTGCGCGGCTGAAGCCAGAGGCGCTGGCCGTGCGTGTGGGCGATGCGACGATTTCGTCGATCACCCGCCTGTCGGTGGTCGATGCGCTGGCATGGTATGCCGCGCTGCCAGAGCAACTGACGCCGCAACAGGGCGAGATCGCGCGCGCGATCCTCAAGGAAATCGACGAGCGGCTGGGCTTTCTCAACAATGTCGGGCTTGATTACCTGAACCTCGACCGGACCAGCGGCACGCTGTCGGGTGGGGAGAGCCAGCGCATCCGGCTGGCCAGCCAGATCGGCAGCGGGCTGTCGGGCGTGCTGTACGTGCTGGACGAGCCATCGATCGGTTTGCACCAACGCGACAACGACATGCTGCTGGCGACGCTCAGGCGTCTGCGCGACCTGGGCAATACGGTGCTGGTGGTCGAGCATGACGAGGATGCGATCCGCACCGCCGATTATGTGATCGACATGGGCCCCGGCGCGGGCGTGCATGGGGGTGAGATCGTCGCGCACGGGCCGCTGAAGAAACTGCTAAAGGCCAAGGGCAGCGTGACTGCCGATTATCTGAACGGCACGCGCGAGGTGCCGGTGCCGGCCAAGCGGCGCAAGGGCAACGGCAAGAAGCTGACCGTCCACAACGCCACTGCCAACAATCTGCGCGGGGTGACGGCCAGCCTGCCGCTGGGCACATTTACCTGCATCACCGGCGTGTCGGGGTCGGGCAAGTCCAGCTTCACCATCGACACGCTCTATGCAGCAGCCGCGCGTACGCTGAACGGCGCGCGGGTGTTGGCGGGCAAGCACGACAAGATCAGCGGGCTGGAGCATTGCGACAAGGTCATCGACATCGACCAGTCGCCCATCGGCCGCACCCCGCGGTCGAACCCGGCCACCTATACCGGCGCGTTCACCGCGATCCGCGACTGGTTCGCGGGCCTGCCTGAGGCGCAGGCGCGCGGGTACAAACCCGGCCGTTTCAGCTTCAATGTCAAGGGTGGGCGGTGCGAGGCATGTCAGGGCGACGGCGTGCTGAAGATCGAGATGCACTTCCTGCCCGACGTCTATGTCACCTGCGATGTGTGCCACGGTGCGCGCTACAACCGCGAAACGCTGGAAGTGAAGTTCAAGGGCAAGTCGATTGCCGATGTGCTGGACATGACGGTCGAGGATGCGGTCGAGTTCTTCAAGGCGGTGCCGCCGATCCGCGACCGAATGGCAATGCTGGGCGAAGTTGGCCTGGGTTACGTCAAGGTCGGGCAACAGGCCACCACCCTGTCGGGTGGCGAGGCGCAGCGGGTGAAGCTGGCCAAGGAACTGGCGCGCCGTTCGACCGGGCAGACGCTGTACATCTTGGACGAGCCGACCACCGGCCTGCATTTCGAAGATGTGCGAAAGCTGCTGGAAGTGCTGCATGCACTGGTCGAACAGGGCAACACGGTCGTGGTGATTGAACATAATCTCGACGTCATAAAAACCGCCGACTGGATCCTCGACCTCGGCCCCGAAGGCGGCGTGAAGGGCGGCGAAATCGTGGCGCAGGGCACGCCGGAGATCGTTGCCGCCGAACCGCGCAGCTATACCGGACGCTACCTGGCGCCGCTGCTGGCCCCGGACCGGAAGGAGACGCTGGCGGCGGAGTGA
- a CDS encoding PepSY-associated TM helix domain-containing protein produces MRFPSPDLVRRALSGHAAIGLLAGGLLYLICLSGTIVVLREEIQRWEQPNVVETAIIAPQSLQRAAENVLASEAGKKPTEHFYIHMPNDALPRTVVTTDNQAVYIDGEGNIADKEAHGWTEFLINLHVYLHMPGTLGLTVVGALGVMMAALTLGGVLAHPRIFRDAFRLRARGQKQLALADWHNRLGVWTLPFGLALALTGAMIGLGGVATYAIAGKWYGGDLEAAYAPIFGDEPAHDDRPAPLANIAAATANLRAAHPDLQPTYVILHEPGTRGQYLTIIAKHPRRLIYGDTYIFDADGRLTDKVGISDGDLGRQFAASNYDLHLGAFGGLPVRLIFVILGAAVTVVSGTGMSIWLVKRRQRGRASPRLEAVWAVTIWGAPVMLGLALIQRALFGAQAPMVALFWVGLAGLIAAAILAPRAELWGRSLRLILGALMAGAGIIHAASMDSAIPALLVIDLSLVAGGAAFLVPALRRLAAQRRDQMDMAPAE; encoded by the coding sequence ATGCGCTTCCCCTCCCCCGATCTCGTCCGCCGCGCGCTGTCGGGCCATGCGGCCATCGGCCTACTGGCCGGCGGGCTGCTCTATCTGATCTGCCTGTCGGGCACGATCGTCGTCCTGCGCGAGGAAATTCAGCGTTGGGAACAGCCCAACGTCGTCGAAACCGCGATCATTGCGCCGCAATCGCTGCAACGCGCGGCGGAAAATGTGCTGGCGAGCGAGGCGGGCAAGAAGCCGACCGAGCATTTCTACATTCACATGCCCAACGACGCGCTGCCGCGCACCGTCGTCACGACCGACAATCAGGCGGTCTATATCGATGGCGAAGGAAATATCGCGGACAAGGAAGCGCATGGCTGGACCGAATTCCTGATCAACCTGCACGTCTACCTGCACATGCCCGGCACATTGGGCCTGACCGTCGTCGGAGCGCTGGGCGTGATGATGGCGGCGCTGACGCTGGGCGGCGTGCTGGCGCATCCACGCATCTTTCGCGATGCCTTTCGTCTGCGCGCGCGGGGCCAGAAACAGCTGGCGCTGGCCGACTGGCACAATCGGCTGGGCGTGTGGACGCTGCCCTTCGGTCTGGCGCTGGCGCTGACCGGCGCGATGATCGGACTGGGCGGCGTCGCCACCTATGCCATTGCGGGCAAATGGTATGGCGGCGACCTTGAGGCGGCTTATGCCCCGATCTTTGGTGATGAGCCCGCGCACGACGACCGCCCTGCCCCGCTGGCCAACATCGCGGCTGCCACCGCCAATCTGCGCGCGGCGCATCCCGACCTTCAGCCGACCTATGTGATCCTGCACGAACCCGGCACGCGCGGTCAGTATCTGACGATCATCGCCAAGCATCCGCGGCGGCTGATCTATGGCGACACCTATATCTTCGACGCCGACGGGCGGCTGACGGACAAGGTGGGGATTAGCGACGGCGATCTGGGCCGTCAGTTCGCGGCATCGAATTACGACCTGCATCTCGGCGCGTTCGGCGGGCTGCCGGTGCGGCTGATCTTCGTGATCCTCGGCGCGGCGGTGACGGTCGTGTCCGGAACGGGCATGTCGATCTGGCTGGTCAAACGCCGCCAGCGCGGCCGCGCCAGCCCACGGCTCGAGGCGGTCTGGGCCGTTACCATCTGGGGCGCTCCGGTAATGCTGGGCCTGGCGCTGATTCAGCGGGCGCTGTTCGGGGCACAGGCGCCGATGGTCGCGCTGTTCTGGGTCGGACTGGCGGGGCTGATCGCCGCCGCAATCCTTGCGCCGCGTGCCGAGCTTTGGGGCCGCTCGCTGCGCCTGATCCTTGGTGCGTTGATGGCCGGTGCCGGGATCATCCACGCCGCGTCGATGGACAGCGCCATTCCTGCGCTGTTGGTGATCGACCTGTCGCTGGTTGCGGGTGGCGCTGCGTTTCTGGTCCCCGCCCTGCGTCGACTGGCCGCACAACGGCGCGATCAGATGGACATGGCACCGGCCGAGTAA
- a CDS encoding gluconate 2-dehydrogenase subunit 3 family protein, producing the protein MMHSRRTTLQWMMAAAALPVARLAPPAMAAGNRSAKPFETVADWPSQLPAPPVAQGYGRDPDLIDPQVPWPLTLTQAQRATVDMLGDMILPADDVSPGAGQLGVGGFIDEWISAPYPAQRADRAKVVGGLIWLDAQSRAMHGKAFTALSMAQRGALLDALTVAAPVDKMAQPVAFMDRLRHLFVVGFYSLPEGKADMGYVGDQPTAGPYPGPTPEALQHFRGVLAALKLPTETA; encoded by the coding sequence ATGATGCATTCGCGTCGCACCACGCTCCAGTGGATGATGGCCGCTGCTGCGCTGCCCGTCGCGCGGTTGGCGCCCCCGGCAATGGCGGCTGGGAACCGGTCGGCCAAGCCGTTCGAAACGGTTGCCGATTGGCCGAGTCAGCTGCCTGCGCCGCCGGTGGCTCAGGGCTATGGCCGCGATCCCGATCTGATCGATCCGCAGGTGCCGTGGCCGCTGACACTGACCCAGGCGCAGCGCGCGACCGTGGACATGCTGGGCGACATGATCCTTCCCGCCGACGACGTATCACCGGGGGCCGGGCAACTGGGTGTTGGCGGGTTTATCGATGAGTGGATCAGCGCACCTTATCCGGCGCAACGCGCGGATCGGGCGAAGGTGGTCGGCGGGCTGATCTGGCTCGACGCACAGAGCCGGGCAATGCATGGAAAGGCGTTTACCGCGCTTTCGATGGCGCAACGTGGCGCGCTGCTCGACGCGTTGACCGTTGCCGCACCGGTCGACAAGATGGCGCAACCTGTCGCCTTTATGGACAGGCTGCGGCACTTGTTCGTGGTCGGCTTCTACAGCTTGCCAGAGGGAAAGGCCGATATGGGCTATGTTGGTGATCAGCCAACGGCGGGGCCATATCCCGGCCCGACGCCAGAGGCGCTGCAACATTTTCGCGGGGTTCTGGCGGCGTTGAAGCTGCCAACCGAAACGGCGTGA